The Leptospira andrefontaineae genome has a segment encoding these proteins:
- a CDS encoding toxin, whose product MIFDWDNQKNETLKTERNISFERVVVEIESGSILDILKHPNMKKYPNQIIIIVEIDSYAWVVPTIENKDTFFFKTAYPSRKYTSIYLPEANL is encoded by the coding sequence GTGATCTTTGATTGGGATAATCAGAAGAACGAAACTCTAAAAACTGAGCGAAATATAAGCTTTGAAAGGGTAGTTGTTGAGATTGAATCAGGGTCAATCTTAGATATCTTAAAGCATCCGAATATGAAGAAATATCCTAATCAAATCATCATAATTGTAGAAATTGATAGTTATGCTTGGGTGGTTCCTACAATTGAAAATAAGGATACTTTTTTCTTTAAAACAGCATACCCATCAAGGAAATACACTAGTATATATCTGCCGGAGGCAAATTTATGA
- a CDS encoding antitoxin, translating into MKYKLSQEEKDLESSIERNEWKPVDNKAQYLKKFKSAAKNTLLKDKRMNIRIAGKDIQLLKTKALEVGIPYQTLVSSILHQYVTGKLTER; encoded by the coding sequence ATGAAATATAAACTTAGCCAAGAAGAGAAAGATTTGGAATCTTCTATCGAGCGAAATGAATGGAAACCGGTTGATAATAAAGCTCAATATTTAAAAAAATTCAAATCGGCTGCGAAGAATACTCTATTGAAAGATAAGAGAATGAATATCAGGATAGCAGGCAAAGATATTCAATTATTGAAAACCAAAGCATTGGAAGTTGGGATTCCTTATCAGACTTTAGTTTCGAGTATATTGCATCAGTATGTAACCGGTAAATTGACAGAACGGTAA
- a CDS encoding rhomboid family protein: MNIPEKIPFLSILIFVTTLYGSYKGIVSNKFIDKYLLSSEGVLFRKQYYRIISSAFVHADWPHLIFNMASFALFAFDFEKEQGILKLLLVYFSSVIGGSIFGLINNQRNPDYQAVGASGGISGLVFASILSSSPFSIILYIPLAIEIPDWVYAYLFLSISYIGMQMKKGNIGHDAHLGGAIVGIIFITLLSYENVGQRYLLALGLSGFNILLICHYFYRKGFNGFDIGRIFKKIKERRISVRQEAIVLDLDKILDQVYKHGQESLSERDRRRLEEISKEI; this comes from the coding sequence ATGAATATTCCGGAAAAAATCCCATTTCTATCCATTTTAATTTTTGTAACTACTCTTTACGGGTCTTATAAGGGTATTGTATCTAATAAATTTATAGATAAATATCTACTCAGTTCTGAAGGAGTCCTTTTTCGAAAGCAATATTATAGAATTATAAGCTCTGCCTTTGTCCACGCAGACTGGCCTCATTTAATTTTCAATATGGCCTCCTTTGCATTGTTCGCTTTCGACTTTGAAAAAGAACAAGGAATTTTGAAACTTTTATTGGTATATTTCAGTTCAGTAATTGGTGGATCAATATTCGGACTAATAAATAATCAAAGAAACCCTGATTATCAAGCCGTAGGTGCCTCTGGTGGGATTTCTGGATTAGTTTTTGCTTCAATTTTGTCTTCCAGTCCATTCTCAATTATTTTATACATACCGTTAGCGATTGAAATACCAGACTGGGTATATGCTTATCTTTTTCTTAGCATCTCTTATATAGGTATGCAAATGAAAAAAGGGAATATTGGTCACGATGCTCACCTTGGGGGAGCAATAGTTGGAATTATTTTCATTACTCTTCTAAGTTATGAAAATGTAGGACAAAGATACTTACTCGCTTTAGGCTTAAGTGGATTTAACATCTTATTAATTTGCCATTATTTTTATAGAAAAGGTTTCAATGGTTTCGATATTGGTAGGATCTTTAAAAAAATTAAAGAGCGTCGAATTTCAGTACGACAAGAAGCCATTGTATTAGATTTAGATAAAATACTAGATCAGGTATACAAACATGGCCAAGAAAGTTTATCTGAACGAGATAGGCGCCGCTTGGAAGAAATATCTAAAGAAATCTAG
- a CDS encoding type II toxin-antitoxin system RelE/ParE family toxin yields MIKSFGDKETERIFHQEFSKKIPPEIQSRALIKLLILENAEKEEDLKSPPANRFEHLKGNLRNYCSIRINDQWRITFKFSDGNCFDVSIVDYH; encoded by the coding sequence ATGATTAAATCTTTCGGAGATAAAGAAACTGAAAGGATTTTCCATCAAGAATTCTCAAAGAAAATACCTCCGGAGATACAGAGTAGGGCTTTAATCAAACTTCTCATCTTGGAAAATGCCGAAAAAGAAGAAGATCTAAAAAGTCCGCCAGCTAATAGATTTGAACATTTAAAAGGTAACTTACGGAATTATTGTTCTATCAGGATAAATGACCAGTGGAGAATTACATTTAAATTCTCTGATGGAAATTGCTTTGATGTGTCTATAGTTGATTACCATTGA
- a CDS encoding HigA family addiction module antitoxin: MKTKRIPTPTVSQILREEFLGPLEVTPYRLAKELHVSTSTVLEILHDKRKITVDMSLRLAKFFGMSDKFWINLQNDLEIRKQKEKLKLKLDSIQTLPRTG; the protein is encoded by the coding sequence ATGAAAACGAAGAGAATTCCAACACCAACAGTCTCTCAAATCCTTAGAGAGGAGTTTTTGGGTCCACTTGAGGTAACACCATATAGACTTGCAAAAGAACTACATGTTTCGACTTCTACAGTGTTGGAAATTTTACATGATAAGCGTAAAATCACAGTAGATATGTCATTGAGATTAGCTAAGTTTTTCGGTATGTCCGATAAATTTTGGATAAATCTTCAAAATGATTTGGAAATAAGGAAACAGAAAGAAAAGCTAAAGCTTAAATTGGATAGTATTCAAACACTCCCAAGAACGGGCTGA